One window of Leucoraja erinacea ecotype New England chromosome 37, Leri_hhj_1, whole genome shotgun sequence genomic DNA carries:
- the LOC129713785 gene encoding ATP-sensitive inward rectifier potassium channel 11-like, producing the protein MLARKGVLAEKYLLTRLVEDNLSQPCYRAKASRARFVTKKGRCNVAHKNIREQGRFLQDIFTTLVDLKWPYTLVIFTMSFLCSWMVFAMLWWLIAFAHGDLDAGRVGAVPCITSITSFTSAFLFSIEVQVTIGFGGRMVTEECPAAIVALIVQNITGLIVNAVMLGCIFMKTAQANRRAETIIFSRHAVVALRDGLPRLMFRLGDLRKSMIISATIRMQLVKKTTTREGEVVPISQIEVQVENPVRTNAIFLVSPLIISHTIDRRSPLYAVSKADLQQGDLELVVLLEGVVETTGITTQARTSYLPDEILWGHRFVPIVTEEEGRYSVDYSKFGNTVKTNMPPHSAEEQERGRDQSSNGPRPLAGALRKRSSSKPGNPSGIKPAVHFQSLDSLSDL; encoded by the coding sequence ATGCTGGCGAGGAAGGGCGTCTTGGCGGAGAAGTACCTGCTGACCAGGCTAGTGGAGGACAACCTGTCGCAGCCGTGCTACCGGGCCAAGGCTAGCAGGGCCCGCTTCGTCACCAAGAAGGGCAGGTGCAACGTGGCCCACAAGAACATCCGCGAACAGGGCCGCTTCCTGCAGGACATCTTTACCACCCTGGTGGACCTCAAGTGGCCTTACACGCTGGTCATCTTCACCATGTCCTTCCTGTGCAGCTGGATGGTATTCGCCATGCTGTGGTGGTTGATCGCCTTCGCCCACGGTGACCTGGACGCCGGGCGGGTCGGGGCGGTGCCGTGCATCACCAGCATCACCAGCTTCACCTCGGCCTTCCTCTTCTCCATCGAGGTGCAGGTCACCATCGGTTTTGGCGGGCGAATGGTGACGGAGGAGTGCCCGGCGGCCATCGTCGCCCTGATCGTCCAGAACATCACGGGGCTGATCGTCAACGCCGTCATGCTGGGCTGCATCTTCATGAAGACGGCCCAGGCCAACCGTCGGGCGGAGACCATCATCTTCAGCCGCCATGCGGTGGTTGCCCTGCGCGACGGCCTACCCCGCCTCATGTTCCGCCTGGGCGACCTGCGCAAGAGCATGATCATCAGCGCCACCATCCGCATGCAGCTGGTGAAGAAGACCACCACCCGGGAGGGCGAGGTGGTCCCCATCTCGCAGATCGAGGTGCAGGTGGAGAACCCGGTGCGCACCAACGCCATCTTCCTGGTGTCGCCGCTCATCATCAGCCACACCATCGACCGCCGCAGCCCGCTCTACGCCGTCTCCAAGGCGGACCTCCAGCAGGGCGACCTGGAGCTGGTGGTCCTGCTGGAGGGAGTGGTGGAGACCACCGGCATCACCACCCAGGCCCGCACGTCCTACCTGCCCGACGAGATCCTGTGGGGCCACCGCTTCGTCCCCATCGTGACGGAGGAGGAGGGCCGGTACTCGGTCGACTACTCCAAGTTCGGCAACACggtgaagaccaacatgccgcCGCACAGCGCCGAGGAGCAGGAGAGGGGCCGGGACCAAAGCAGCAACGGGCCTAGGCCTCTGGCGGGCGCTCTGCGCAAACGTAGCTCCTCCAAGCCCGGCAACCCATCGGGCATAAAGCCGGCCGTGCACTTCCAGTCGCTAGACTCCCTCTCGGATCTATGa